A window of Phycisphaerae bacterium genomic DNA:
AACTTCACCCGGTCGGCCTGCTTCCAGCTCTCGCCCACCCGCACCGGCGCCTTGCGGAAAACACTGTGCATCGACGACTTGAGCATCTTCAGGATCGTTTCGTCGTCGAAGGATTTGCTCATCATCTCCAGCATCTGGTCCAGCACCGGCGATTGGCCGCGTACCTCCTCCATGGCCTTCCTCATCGCCTCCGCGTACCCCTCCATCCGGATTGGTTCGCCTTCGGGACTGCGGATAAGATGATAGCGAATCTCGGTCATGGCCTTTAACATGGCGCAATCCGGCCCTGGAGCGGTTCCGGACGAGGGCGCCGCGTCTTCGCCGTTCTTCTTGGCCGCTCGGGAGTCAAAGCTCTGTTTGATGCCGCCCACGACCATGTCCATCTTCAACTCGGGTGTGCTGATCTCGTACACCACCGAACCGTCCTCGTTGATCCGGATGCACTCAGCCCGCATCAACTGCTCCATCGTCTGCGACATCTTCTGCTCGCCCATCGGCGGCGGCATCTGCATGCTGCCCACCGTTTTGGTCACCATCCGCCGGTACTCGACCCGTCCGACCTCCGGAGCGAACTTCAGCTCCACGCTCCCAGGCGCCTCCGCCAGGGCCACCCCGCCGATCCAGACCGACATCAGGGCTGCCAAAACCACTCGCATCATCGAAAACATGGTTCTCTCCTTTTGTGCTTTGATTTGGCTCTTGCTACCGCTGCGCGTTGCCATCCGCCTTGCCCGCCGCCTCCACCAGGATGCGGCCGATCGCCTCCTGATAGTGCCTGAGCATGAACTGCTGATCCGGGGCCAGCTCGATCGTCTTCCCGTCGCCGGTTGCTTCGATCTCGCAGCTCTCCGTCCGCCTGATCTCGAAGGCGACAGGCGCCGCGTCCTTCACGCCCGCCTTCATCCGCCACTCCAGGTCCTCGATGGTCAGTGCCGGCGGCAGCGGCTTGTCGGATGCCGGCTTGTCGAACTGCCGCATCCGGTGGAACCCTTCGATCTGGTCGACGAGAGACGTCAGGCTGTCGCTGACGTGCTTGAGCATGCTCAGATGCATCTCGCCCATCTGACGTCCCAGCGACGTTTCGCCCATCGCCGCCCGGACCGCCGAATCCGCCTCCTCCAGCAGCGGCAGCGCCCGCCTCTGGAGGGCCCGCGCCAGGTCCCACTGGGCCAGTTGTTGACCCTCGCCGCCCGCCGCCGCCCGCCGCCGCAGTCGCTCGATCAGTCCGTCGTCCACGTCCTGCGTCAACTCCAGATCGATGATCCGCTGCTCGACCCGCTCGCGCAACTCCGGGTGCAGCGACGCCGCCAACTGATATGCTCGCCGCGCCTCTTCACGCCGCTCCAGCGCCAGCAGGCAGTCGCCCGCTGAGATCGCGGCAAAACCATCCGCGTCCAGATCGCTGTAATCCCGGTTCAACGCCTCGAAAATCGCCAGGGCCTGCTCAAACTGCCTCGATCCCATCAGTTCAGTCGCCTCAACGCACTTCTCCACAAACGCCATCTTCCGTTCGATCCGATCCTGCTCTGCCGCCCAGCCGGTTCCCGCCGCCGCCATAACCGCCGCGGCGACGCACCAGAGTGACACGCCACTGTAACCGGCTCGCCGCCATGTCCGCGTATTCGTTACCATCATGGGAATTCTCCTAACGCCATACCCCATAGAGTGAAGTCAACACCGCCAGCCTCGCCTCCTCCGGCAGAGGCTGCCTCGCCCGGGCCGTCTCGCCCGTCCGCACCAGCGCCCGATCCGCCAGGGCCCGCCCCAGCCGCTCCAGCGGCTCGTGGGCGCTGCGCTCCAACAGATGCGCCTGGGCCGCCGAAATGACCGGCCCCGCCGGCCCGGCCTGTGTCGCCACCGCCTGCACCATCCCGCTCGCCATCCACGGCGAAACCTGAACCACAGGCGGCTGTGATTCTCGCCCCGGTGCGTGGCTCTGGCCCAACTCCCACCAGCCGACCACCCACAGCGCAGCCGCTGCCGCTACGGCCATTCCCGCTGCTGTCAGCTTCATCCAACGCCGAGACCGGCCGGCCATCCGACGCTCCACCGTCCGCACGATCCGGTCCGACAACCCTTCCGGCGCCGCCACCGTATCGTCCGACCGAAGGAACTCGATCAGCCGCCCCAAACTCTCCCGGCACTCCGGACACGCCCGTACGTGCGCCTCCAGAGCCGCCGTCCGCGCCTGGTCCAACTCGCGATCCAGGTACGTGTCGATCAGGCTTTCCGCCTCGC
This region includes:
- a CDS encoding zf-HC2 domain-containing protein; translation: MDCREAESLIDTYLDRELDQARTAALEAHVRACPECRESLGRLIEFLRSDDTVAAPEGLSDRIVRTVERRMAGRSRRWMKLTAAGMAVAAAAALWVVGWWELGQSHAPGRESQPPVVQVSPWMASGMVQAVATQAGPAGPVISAAQAHLLERSAHEPLERLGRALADRALVRTGETARARQPLPEEARLAVLTSLYGVWR